In Salvelinus sp. IW2-2015 unplaced genomic scaffold, ASM291031v2 Un_scaffold1085, whole genome shotgun sequence, the DNA window CACATGTCACCGGGGTGGGGATATAGGCAGTCGTAGAGGTGGATGATCCCACACGGGGAGTTCCTGCCAGCCCCATACAGCAACTCGCACAGCCCATTTTGGCTGGCGTTGGAGGGGGTGGCTTCGGCTGAGTGAGCTAGTTTATAGGGCAAGATAAAGGTGTGGGtgggttgggggaggggaagTTTAGCCCGCCgctgctctttaaaaaaaaaatgtgatccCACCCATTTGCCACTGGCGCTCTCCCATTTCCTCTCCCTTGGCTTGCCCTCTCACTCCACTCTCGCCCTCTCACTCATGGCTGCTGCAGCACATACGCTGGAATGCTGTGTGTACTGTCACGTTTCACTGTAGGTGTGATGTTAAAACCATGGCAAATGTGACAagaattttacatttttatgttaatTGTTTGTCTTTCACTGTGGTTTTAATTGAACCCTTTCAGACTAGATTTGGTTTCTCTTATGCACACTTTGAAAAGCAGATCACRGGGTCACATCAAACAGAACCCCATCGGTAAAGTTTTGTGAGCTATTGTGATGCTGTAtcttatttattgattagatccCCATTTAGATGTTGCACATGtaggagctactcttcctgtgaaCAATTTGTTGAGTTTGTATACTGTACTAGTAGCTTCACAACAAAAAtccaacatatatttttttattgcagGACTCCCAGCAGCCCTCTCCTTTAGCTCTGTTGGCAGCGACCTGTAGTAGAATCGACACCCCGGGCGAGAGTGACTCTGGCTCTGAACAACAGTTAGACCTGAGCCAAGCCCAGCTGACCCAGACAGCCAATGGGAGCTGGCAGATCATCCCGGTCAGTCTCGGTAGCTCCAGTGGTTCCAACACCATCACCACCGACTCTACTGGCATGGTCATGACCGTGGGCGACTCGGGGAAGAACAGGGGGCAGCAGGTGTTGACGTCGGTCTCCAGTGGGCACCAGGGACAGCAGCAGTATGTGCTGTCCTCAGCTCCTTCTCTACAGGGCCAGCAGGTCCTCACCATGTCTGGGGGCCAGGTTGTGTCCATGCCCAACATCCATTACCAGGTGATCCCTCAGTTCCAGACGGTAGATGGCCAGCATCTACAGTTTGCCCAGGCAGGGGTGCAGCAGGACCCTAATGCAGCTGGGGCCGGACAGTTCCAGCTCGTCTCCTCGCCTAACGGGGGTCAGCAGTTGGTTAGAGCAGGGAGTGGAGGAAATATCCTAACCATGCCCGCCGGGCTCCTACAGCAAGCCATCCCCCTACAGAACCTAGGTCTGGGTAACAGCGTCCTGCAGAACAACCAGGGCCAGTTCCAGTTGGCTAATATGCCTGGGCTCCTAAATGGCAATATTACCCTCCTTCCGGTCAGTGCAGCTAGTGGGTCTGAAGGGGACGGAGGCTCTAACCAGCAGCTGATGCAGCAGGTAGTGTCAACCTCTGGCACGTACTACACCAactcaaccaccaccaccactcagacAGGCACCTCGTATGGAGGCATGACACAGCAGACTCAGAGCACCAACGGCTTCCAGAACTCCGGTGGCGGGATCCCCATCCAGCCAGATAACAGAGATCAGCCGCAACAGATCCTCATTCAACCCCAGCAGCTCATCCAAGGAGGGACCTCCCTGCAGACGATCTCAGCTGGAGGACAGGTGTTCGCGACCCCAACGCTTACCCAGGATGCCCTGCAGAACCTGCAAATTCAGACCATCCCTAACACCTCTCCCATCCTGCTGAGGACCGTCGGCCTCAACGGACAGGTGAGTTAGAAGTTCTACTCAAGCTTTTCGGAATGTTTTGTTGATTGGTGCTAGCGTCCTAGTTACAGGCTCTGACTAGGTTATTATAAGTTCTCAGGTATAACCCCTGGCCCTATagcttacattttacatttgtcatttagcacattggttctcaaccttttttcccttactgtaccaccaactgaatgttGCTCTGTCTGGAGTACCCCTGAAATACCCCCTCCTGCagtttaccagtaggcctatggtctcatgagtcttatCATAGTACCCCATGTGGATAGACCAGGTACCCCTGGGGGGGTCATAGTaaccctggttgggaaccactgacttaCAGACACTCCCGTCTTACTCCTATGATCCAATGTAACAATTTTCTCTGCAGATGATGTATGATGTTTTAATTTCTGAataattgtgatgaaagaaatgtgaACTCATCTCAGTCCAACAACATGGAAAATATAACTTAAATGTGTCCGTTCCTAATCGATCAATACGGACTTCCTCGATCTGCTAATCAATCCCTCTTCCTCATCCCTCCAGGTGAGCTGGCAGACCCTCCAGCTGCAGAGCCCAGCGGGGACCCAGATCACCCTGGCCCCCATGCAGGGTCTCTCTCAGCTGGGCCAGGCCCAGGGAGGTACCATGCAACTCCCTGGTCTGCACACCATCAACCTCAACACACTGCAGAACTCTGGTTTACAGATGCACCAGCTACAAGGAGTCCCCATCACCATCTCTAACACAGCTGGTAAGTGTTCTGCTGAggactgaattaacacttatccTATTGAacagcccatagaaacgcattgagtATCACATTCATAAATGGGGGGAAAAAGGACAGGTAAAAataaaggttttgaagtgtctgcacTATGTCTAGGAGatgtaagaaagctcaggaaatattttttttttgagggggggggcaCACACAAAATGACCTCCATACTTCTGTTTGAATGGGTCCTTCAGATGAGTCTCGTGACACTTGCGTAGGTCGTAGAGCAAGATGGAGAATACCATCATGTTCGCGAGAGTCTCTTTCCATAGATTGGTCATCATAGTTTTCGatgccaaaccgttcagacgcgaAAGGCCGACCTAGATGGatacggtggattgagacgcagcccatatcTTAAACGGACCGATTTTGCtggagatttttatttattttatatattactTAGCTTGACGCACARGTGGTCACAGTTGTAGACTTACCCATATCTGCACTTTAATTGTTGTAACCAGAAAGGTTTCATTCAGTTGGTTGGTTTTGAATTATTTGATGTCAACAAACAAATGTAACTTGATGCCGGGAATGCAAAGTAGTGTTAAGTAAGCCAACTGGTTTGCCTTGTTCACGCTACATGATGCCAGTATCTGCATGGTGTGCGTTCAGAGTAACAGACGATTGGTGTGCATTGACTAAGCATTTCCTTTACTCCTCTGTGACTCAGTGACAATCAGCTAGTAAGAGGCCTGTCTGGTCCGGCAGTCGGCTAGTAAGAGGCCTGTCTGGTCCGGCAGTCGGCTAGTAAGAGGCCTGTCTGGTCGGCATCGGCTAGGAAGAGGCCTGTCTGGTCCGGCAGTCGGCTAGT includes these proteins:
- the sp1 gene encoding transcription factor Sp1 isoform X1 gives rise to the protein MSDQQDEMAAMVESGGGFLQKRNTNTGQDSQQPSPLALLAATCSRIDTPGESDSGSEQQLDLSQAQLTQTANGSWQIIPVSLGSSSGSNTITTDSTGMVMTVGDSGKNRGQQVLTSVSSGHQGQQQYVLSSAPSLQGQQVLTMSGGQVVSMPNIHYQVIPQFQTVDGQHLQFAQAGVQQDPNAAGAGQFQLVSSPNGGQQLVRAGSGGNILTMPAGLLQQAIPLQNLGLGNSVLQNNQGQFQLANMPGLLNGNITLLPVSAASGSEGDGGSNQQLMQQVVSTSGTYYTNSTTTTTQTGTSYGGMTQQTQSTNGFQNSGGGIPIQPDNRDQPQQILIQPQQLIQGGTSLQTISAGGQVFATPTLTQDALQNLQIQTIPNTSPILLRTVGLNGQVSWQTLQLQSPAGTQITLAPMQGLSQLGQAQGGTMQLPGLHTINLNTLQNSGLQMHQLQGVPITISNTAGDQGLQTGGDSLDDGTVMEEGDTSPQPQSRRTRREACTCPFCKDGEARDPNKKKQHICHMPGCGKVYGKTSHLRAHLRWHTGERPFVCGWSFCGKKFTRSDELQRHKRTHTGEKKFTCTECPKRFMRSDHLSKHLKTHLNKKGTTGGAVTSDNSAPQSGGGGATDGGAGVNDQHALIAMETLSPEGIARLASSGINVMQVADLHSINTFGTFHVPEYSPDPGALISRGWRTHSGTRSPT
- the sp1 gene encoding transcription factor Sp1 isoform X2, with translation MSDQQDEMAAMVESGGGFLQKRNTNTGQDSQQPSPLALLAATCSRIDTPGESDSGSEQQLDLSQAQLTQTANGSWQIIPVSLGSSSGSNTITTDSTGMVMTVGDSGKNRGQQVLTSVSSGHQGQQQYVLSSAPSLQGQQVLTMSGGQVVSMPNIHYQVIPQFQTVDGQHLQFAQAGVQQDPNAAGAGQFQLVSSPNGGQQLVRAGSGGNILTMPAGLLQQAIPLQNLGLGNSVLQNNQGQFQLANMPGLLNGNITLLPVSAASGSEGDGGSNQQLMQQVVSTSGTYYTNSTTTTTQTGTSYGGMTQQTQSTNGFQNSGGGIPIQPDNRDQPQQILIQPQQLIQGGTSLQTISAGGQVFATPTLTQDALQNLQIQTIPNTSPILLRTVGLNGQVSWQTLQLQSPAGTQITLAPMQGLSQLGQAQGGTMQLPGLHTINLNTLQNSGLQMHQLQGVPITISNTAGDQGLQTGGDSLDDGTVMEEGDTSPQPQSRRTRREACTCPFCKDGEARDPNKKKQHICHMPGCGKVYGKTSHLRAHLRWHTGERPFVCGWSFCGKKFTRSDELQRHKRTHTGEKKFTCTECPKRFMRSDHLSKHLKTHLNKKGTTGGAVTSDNSAPQSGGGGATDGGAGVNDQHALIAMETLSPEGIARLASSGINVMQRLARFMSLNTAQTQEH